A window of Centroberyx gerrardi isolate f3 chromosome 6, fCenGer3.hap1.cur.20231027, whole genome shotgun sequence genomic DNA:
CCCTCCACTCGTACAGGCCGCTCCTGCGGATGTGTCGGAGGAAGTTGGGAGCCCCGGGGAACAACACGTTGTCGGCCACGATCATAGACCCCTTCCCCAGTAGACCAGAGCCCTCCAGCATCTgtaacacacagccacacacacacacacacacacacacacacacacacaggcagtaaTGTAACCAAATTAAGTATTAAGTACTTAACACCACTATATTTCAAAGTCCATATTCCTCTTATCCCATGTCACTAAATATATCTACAACAAGCAGTTACTACTGTAGCTgcattgaagaaaaaaaggtttgCATGCAAAATATGATTAGTTCATAAACCAAGGCCATTGTTGACTTCAGTCTTCTTTTAAATGAAGCAATTAGTCAGTATAGATGGACCACTGACCCCACTGGCCTCCTTTTGGAGGTTAGCATGTCAAAGTTGGAGTATTTTGTAGGACTGATTGATTTTTGATGCTCTAAcaaatttttatttcaaatacatacagcagtacttttacttgagttgAATTTTAAATGGAGGACTTTAACATTTACAGTACTGATCTATAAGGATATTTCTATTGAAGTAAAAGATTTGTGTACTTCTTTCCCAGCAGGGCCACTTCATAGAATAGTACAGCAATCTCCTTTGGTACACTTTCGATGGTGCATTAGCATTTACATTGacctctctcattcacttttGGTAGAGACATCACAGTCAGAACTTGGGATGCTGCACATGTGCAGACCTGGAATAGTATtggcaaatacatttttcctttAGCCTACTTTGTTGCCAGATACATGGTGTTTTTGCAACACCAGACAATAAAAATGAGGACCAGAGAGTTTAGACTATCATAGGAAAGTATCTGAAAAATCAAATGCAATACCATTCTGATACTCCAAGCAAgtatttaaaataaacaataagaGTTGACAACATTTCACTCAGGTCTGCACATGCTGTGAGCTTCTTATGCAGTCTCATGTGGGTTGAACATTGCTTTGTGTATGTACCACACCCCACTTCTGTCTGCCTCAGATCATGCTGCCCTCTTAGTCATCCTTCTGAGAGACATCAAggaaaagaaattaaaagacAGTCCTAGTAGTTGTGAATAGGTGTGAGTAGTCTGTTATGTTCTGTTGCCAACAGTCACCTGCAGATCAGGAAGGTAGCACTTCTTCCAGTGGTCCATGAAGACAAAGTCCAGCCTCTCCAGACCATATTCAGACCGCAGCTGAGGAATCACCTCATCAGACGGATTCACGATTAACtccacctgaacacacacattggcCTATAAGCCTAAAACTTGGCCAATATATAGTTGGAGAAGCTTTTCCATCGTATGGATgcaatataacataatttttaCACTCTCCATATGtagaagtgaaatgaaaaaaacatgcattacTCCACAGGGAACTGAACTCCTAACCCTGGTAGTGTTAGTACTGTGCTGAATTTGCTGTGACATGTTACAGGATATATAGCAAACTATttggtgtgcatgtgcataggtatgagtgtgtgcatatatgcatgtgtatgagcaaagctgtgtctgtgtgtgggtgaatgtgtgtgcagcccctctctctcaccgtgTCGTCGTCAAACCCCGCCAGGCGGATGATTTTCTCGGCGATGGCAGCGTTCCTCTGGTCCATCTCCACGCTGTAGAGCCTGGCGCCCAGCGGGAGAGCCCGGGCGATCCGCACTGTGCTGTAGCCGCAGTGAGCACCCAGCTCCAGCACTGTCAGAGGGCTCTGCTCCATCAGCAGCCGGTCCAGGATCTtccctacatacacacacacataggctataCATGTCCAGGGTAAAGACAAACTAGGTCATTTGGTCTGAACTTACTTATACTCGCATTATTCATTCTCCCGGTGAGAGCCAATGACAAAACTGTATAACTTGAATTTATAGGTGAGGATTGTAGTTTCTGTTTCATGCTGTTGTGTGTTCCTCTATATCTAAATGCCCTTTCAGTCTTCAATCactttcagagtttctgtgCTTTTCTCAAAGGTATCTGTCATCAGATAGCTGTGTTTTTCTAACTATAACAGACTGCAGTTACCCTTTTTGGATTCAGATTACAGTAAATTACATGTATTATGTTAATCCCCAACTCTTGGAAGTAAGGCGTTGTTACTTATGGTGTCTTGTTTACCCTTCTTATGGACAATGTTGCTGATAAACTGACACAGGGTTGTATTATCTGAGTTATCTGTTCACCTTTCTTAGGCCCAATGTTGCTGATGAACTCCACCTTGCTGCACCAGGTGTCGAAGGCGTCCAGGATGCTTTCCGGGTCTCCAGGGGTGGCGTGGGTCAGGACGTACTGGAAGGCCCGCTCCTCCCGGCTCAGGCCGGTAACGCAGTCCCTCCACACCCGGACCAGAACCGCCCGGTAGAACAACACAAAGTAGTAGCGGTACCGGATGAGCAGCGTCAGCACGAGGGGGAGGAAGGCCAGAGCGATGGCAGGAGACACCATCCTGCATGTgcaaagcaaaacagagaggCAGGTAGATTCACTGCTCATTTGTGTTCatacatgttcatgttcatatgCAACAAGGGGATGGTGGAGAGCAAGAGTGTTGTTTTCCCAtcaattttctgtgtatttctcAGTTAACTTGGGAGAAATATTTTGTGGATGTTATTTTCTCTTGTGCTCCTTCAAATTAACCTTTACATGAACTTTGTGCCTATACTTTACAGAGAAGTGCCTTGGTGTCGCTTTACTCTCTGCTGTCACACTCATTAGGTGGACAACAACACCATTGGCTCACTGTATTTCAAATCTACACTATAGTTATGCTTCCCTACAAAGGAGAAAGGCAGTAACTTCAATCTTGGttgaaaatttgatttttttcatttttctgtccgtGTTAGATCAGAATGTTACATCACCTCATTTTCTAAGATCTTCTTCCAAGTCATTTGTTTGGGCAGTTATGAAAactttaaagggacattttctcagtttcactctgAGTAGTTGCAGCCTGTTGCCTTTGTAGGGCAATATGTACTTAGTGGTGGATTTGTTCATAGTTAAAGGGGGATGGCAGATAGGAAGGGTGTGTTTTTCCCTCAGTTTTACCTAATGCCACAGATGTTAGGGCGATGCATTTTGTCATGCGTGTTAACAAAATGTCAATTTGGCTTCTGTGTGCAGGCTCAGATGCTTGATCTTTCTCCTGAACATTCCTTAAAACGGCCCCATCTAAAGTTCACACAGATGCAGTAGGACCGACTTATACGTGCAAAACCCTGCATGTATCTTGCATTAACGCTGCAGAATACTCCAACCAGTTCCTCTTGGTAGCAGACTAGCAGTGCAGTGAGTATGGAAATATAGGGAGACATCTATGATGACTCTTGTCATTATCAGAGGCATGCAGTACTCTATACTACTTCTATATTTAGAGTGCCAGAATAATCTGGCTTTGCATTCAGGGATAGCATTGTTACCTGTGTAAGATCACTGGCCGTTTCACATGAACACAATAAGCTTAGCTATGATTTAAGAGGCAAACTCATCACTCTTACTCCCACATGCATCATGCCTCATTCATCTGTGGTGCCAAGAGTCTGCAGTAGGTCTGTGCAAGTTTGCTTATTTTATGATCAAAGCCATGAAATGACATTACACAacttcacattaaaataaagcaTATTATGGAATAGCTAATATTTAAGATGGCTATTATAAGACCATTATTTCTAAAATAGTCAAATTTTAATTGATACAATCATCTGTAGTTTAGAAATATTAATTGCTGAATTTAAGGTAAAAATGATTacctaactaaccctaaccctactacTACAATAATTTCCCCAAAATGATAACTAACATTGTGGAACAAATGCCTCCATACCTTTCATCTACCCAACATGTGATctacacataaatacatgccTTCACTTACTGGCTCTATGGTGGATGTGAACTCAGGCTCTCTAGATCTTTCTACCGCCTCCTGTAACTGTAGACTCCACAAGCAGCCTGTACCATATATAACTGATGTATAAAAATcatcaaaacaaagacacaaacacacaaactcacctGCTTTCTCGAAAGTTTGACAAGGGCAGAATAGCAGTGAGGATGACAGCGAAGATGAAAGCGGCACTACTGCTTAGACAAGTgaaggaaggtgtgtgtgtgtgtgtgtgtgagagagagaggaggtaagaGACCTGGGTATGTAAATAATTTATACATCACGCGCACGTATGTATATCCTCTAATTATTTACCATCAACAGTCATTGGTTGTAATATATCTATGTCAACAGCTGTTCATCGGCCTTTGTCATTTTTGATCTGACGCACAAGGAGCTTCATGTCCAATGATAGTTACAGTATGACTTATAATGGGTGtaggaggagagatagagagagagagagagaggtagtgtGAAACAGACATTTGATATATCAGGGTAACATcggcaggtgtgtgtctgtgtgtggagtCCAGTTTCTCTCTTCACCCACATGGAAAgatccacacaaacacagagtaaAGTATAAAAAGCTAATTTATGGAATAACATCCAACAGCagtcaatacaatataatacataCTTATCTCAAGAATATACAACAAATGCAACCATGTATTGAAATATGTGCAGTCACCTCATATTAGGCACTTGTTTTGAAAAAAGTCACAATATACTATAACTTGAACTAATATAGATTTGTGGTATTCAGGGCTCATCTAGTCGCGGTTTGCAGATTTAGatcacctttcctttccttccctttttgtGCTTCTCCTTTCATCTGATTTGTTGCTCATTTGAGATTTTGTCTGGAGCCTGAAGTAGCTccatttcacatcaaaatgatattataatacataataaaatGTCAGTATAAAGATGATGAGAGAAAAAGTTAGATGTGTGTACGATGTGACAAGCGTGACGATTATGTAaggaggtgggggtggagcTGTGAGGTGCAGGTGTCCAAAGCATCAACTAATCAGCATCCCTCTTTGAAAAATCTGCATTTAGAATGGGTTGGACGCACCGAATGATGCAAATCCAAGATGCTGCTATTTTATTCAGCAAGTCCAGCAAAATACATGAATCCTGTCCCAGTTAGAGTGATATAGATCTTAGCAGGAGATGGCAATTGATAAAAAGACTTTGGGCAGATTGCACTGTAGGTGCTGTGTCCCTGTCCCTCACCAGTTAATTAGCACCATAGAATCACAAGCTGCACATGATCACAAGTTACTCTGCAACATCCATGGGACAGGACTGCAGAGCTGACATGGCTCTGCCACTGGAAACTGTAGTGCCTGCCTATGGCTCAGAACAGGGTTGTTTCAGGAGAGACCTGATGAACTTCTTcagctctctgtcctctctggtcCACCTCACCAGCCGAGTCAGCACCAGCCTTCCCTCCTCTGCCTGAGCCAGGCCCAGGTACCATCCGCCTGGGGCCCCGTTCCCCTCCTTGCCTCctcccttccgctgtcccctctccatctcttcctcttctgtccccccctttccctccgtCTGTGAAGAGTCCAGGCCGGGGCATGTGCAGCTGCCTCCTTCCTGCAGCCACAAAGCGCTGTGGACCATTGCCCCTCCAACCCCCTCGGCCCTCTCCGCCCCTCCACCAGCCCACCTCAGGATGCGGCTCCGGCCCAGAGGGACCAGCTGACGGTCGCCTCCCACCATCGACACGCTGCCCAGACGCAGCTTAAAggctgggacagagagagagagagaacacctATTAAACGTGTGCTTCATTTCACAcacattgtgtgtatgtgcagggaCAACACAACCATCTCTTTGAGTAGATAATCAGTTTTGTGGTCTGTGATGTGACAAACAAGTTTTCAATTTCGACAAAACCAACAGTAATGGATAAAGAAGAATAtgtgctgtttttcttctcccCAAAGTGCATTCCATTCACAAAAGAAAAGACActtatgtattttgtgtgtcaTTCCTTAACTAGGCTATTTGTTCTCACCATATGGACTGTGGCAGAAGTTGTCCTGGATGTCAGTCTCTCCCTCAGCAGCCAGACTGCAGGCATCACAGATAACGCTCCCTGGGGACGAAAAGGACAGGGGATTagatgactgtgtgtgcatgtgtgtgtgtggctgcagtgGGGGTGGTGGGAGATAGTCTACATGTGGtgtgatgttaaaaaaaaaaaagaatggatttTGACTAAAGGATGGGGTGGTAGGACTATTGTCCTGGAGCAGCAGTGCCAGTATTTCCATCAAACATTACACAGCaatttttccagtgttaatgaCAATTATGTAAAGTTTCCAAGAGTTGACTGGAGTGTTGTTTGTTCACAGAGTAGGTGGCTCTGGTGTGGATGGTCACAGCTAGCCTGTCAtagtgttaaattaactttgATGAGTGTGGATAAACACTGGTATAGTGCTATTTTTTACACTCtacagttaaattaacactgacgtCTTTGTTGGGTACAGAGGACTTGACATTCTGGCCATGTAGTCAGAAACCACTGTTGGTGGTATCGTAGGCTACAGTAATGTTATCAATTTCCCCAGTAACAAACAATGTAACgaattactatttcaatgtcagtGATAATACAATTACCagttgttgttattactcccCTTTAAATGTCAGGTTGATGTTGAATTATCTATATCCCATCCCCATACAGCTATTTTGTAGCCGTCATCCTCTCAGACTGAGCTAGCTTAAAGAAACGgctgaaaagtttactttgtccGTCTGTATCCCCAGATTCccactgatttgattttgttaaGCAAGTGGATGACAACAACATTGTAGTTATCCTTCTGAAGGTAAAAGAGGATGCAACCGCCAATTTTGGGAGTGTAATGGAGCCTACAATAGCCTACAATAACGAGTAGAGTAACGAATTACTGCTCCTGGTGAGTAGTAACTATAAGAACATTACTTTCTAAATCAGTAACGAGTAACGAATTGCTTTTTTCAGCAACGAACCAACAGCTGTCACAGTGTCTCTGGCAGAAACCGATCCGCTCACTGACCTTTTGACGCCTCCTCGTGCCTGACCTCCTCTCTCGTGCGCGCCTCCAGCTCTCCGGTTGCCGGGATACAGAGATTGGTCCCGCGCGGGAACCGGGTGCAGTTGAACATCTCGGGCCAGGGGAAGCCGAACGCGCTCATTACGGGCACGCAGCCGTCCCTCACGGCCTCGCACAGGCTCCTGCAGGGACTCACCGGCCCGGCCAGCTCCGGCAGGCACACCGGCGCGAACAGCGAGCACAGGAACTTCTTGGTGTCCCGGTGGCAGAGCTTGGACACCAGAGGCAGCCAGGCCGCCGACTGCTGCTGGGCCTCCCGCAGCGAGTCGTGGCCCAGCAAGTTGGGGATCCGCATCTGCCTGTACCCTATCCCGTGGCACAGAGACAAAGTACTCGGGATGGGTTTACACACCGAGCGGACCGAGGAGCTGAACCCGAGGGACGGCGGCCCGAGCTGGGCGGGAGGATCTTCAGAGGCATAAGAAACTGCAAATAGTCCTATAAAAGTTATAACAGAAACAGACATGGTTAGTCTCGGCAGGGAACAATAACAGACTGAGCCCACACAGCTGCACTTCGCCTCGTTGTCCCAGTCTAGACTTGACCGGCCTGAGGTGTAaacaaagaggaggggaggaaatggAAATGGGGGTAAATGAGAGGGCAGGCGCCTCCCAGGCATCCCACCCTGTCAGACTGGTTTCTGCAACGCCTCCACACTTAGCGGCGTGGGTGGGGGTTACCGGTATCTgtgattaaaacaaatgatctATTGTTTGTTAATGTGGGCATTCCTGTAAACTGTATACTTTAGGCAAAACAGATAGGAGCGAGGCTTTAAATGCGAGTTTGCCCTGGGCATCATATCTCTGTGACACTGATTTTAGTCTTGATTATTGTGGATGACtgaagatggtgtgtgtgtggcactctATCATCAGAGACCCTTTAATCTTCTGCCAGAAAAACACTCCTCTTTGACATGAGAACCAACCAGCCTTATCAGAACCGTAATTTAGATCGGCTCTCTCAGATGTTGTGGTCTCTTCATTTGTCTTCGCCTGCTGTTGCCTgtttaacatttttctttagTCTTATGGAGTTCAGACCGAGAGTGCTTGATTTAATCTTTACAATGTTTGAATTTAATAAAATATGccattttatgtttgtttgttgctttCACCAAAGTGAATAGCTCCTCGTCCTTTCAGAAATAACTTCCAGGCATCCCCTCGCTCTCTGTTATAATAAAGGAATCCAGTATCACGTGACGAGGGTCACAGCGGCTTCTCGAATACCGGAAGTGGTCGCGGTGTTGTTGCGCCAGAGCTGCTGTCATGTGATAGCTCGTCCGAGGAGCTGCTGTTGACAGTAGCCTGCTAGAAGAAGCAAGGAAACCAACCAGGAAAGAAGTTGTCCGCTTGTTGTGAAGGACAGAGCCGGTGTTTCTTCTGGGCAGACGGGTCACCGAGCAGAGAAGCTGGGGTTGTGTGGTCTGGCAGAGCGCCGGACGCCCCTCGGACGCCATGGGTTGCTGTTACAGCAGCGAAAACGAGACCACAGAACAGGTAGCCgtctggctagctagctaacgctggAAGCTATCATGCTAAACGCTGCAATTTAGCAGGAAACAAAGTACTAGATAGAGCTTAATTTATAGTGGGTGTTGTTAATTGACAAACCTGGATCGACGTTACCAAGAGGTGTTGGAAATGAAACTGATTGTGACACCTTAACAGCTACAACTTGCTTGTTAAACTAAAGCCTTTAGTTACGGCCTGGCCTAGGGCAGGCAGTGCAGCTAGCAAGTAGCCAGTCCCAAATTACTGTACAAATCTGAAGGTAAACCAGCATGTTTCTAAGGAAAAGTAACAATTTACGTCATCGAATATTGCGGTCACCTTGAAGTCAGTTTAACCTTTTGGACACGATCAGCAGAGATAATGTATTGTAACTTCGTTCGTAAAACTAAACTCGTTATGCATCAGTGTGTAAACAATATTGACTAAGTTAGTACCACTACGCTGCCGTAAACAGGCCCTTTAACACCAACCCTTATATTCCGGACAGCGTCGCCCTGATGCGTGTTGCATCATATGACCAGCAAAGTCGCattgcaacaaaaaaaactgctttTAGTTTCTGGAAACAGTCAGTTCTTCCCTCATGGAGAATATCTTTAGACATCTCAGGCTCATAGTTCAATTGACTCATATCAGAGTGAACTGTCTTGGTTTCAGTGATTCAATTAGAATTACCTAACCTATTTAGGACCAGGGATTTATTTGGGATTTGGAAAGGGTGAGCTCTTATCCAGGTGTTTTTCAATTTGGTGAATCTAGAACAAAGTTTAGGATTCATGCTCCCTTTCTAACACTTTACTTTAGTGGGGAAATGGCAAATCTGACTTCAGGTCAGGTTTTCTGCCTGTGGGTTTCCTGgagagatgtgtgtgagtgtatgtgagcCTTTTGGGCTGTCCTGATAATTTCCTTGATTGGAAAAACTTTGA
This region includes:
- the tomt gene encoding transmembrane O-methyltransferase homolog — encoded protein: MVSPAIALAFLPLVLTLLIRYRYYFVLFYRAVLVRVWRDCVTGLSREERAFQYVLTHATPGDPESILDAFDTWCSKVEFISNIGPKKGKILDRLLMEQSPLTVLELGAHCGYSTVRIARALPLGARLYSVEMDQRNAAIAEKIIRLAGFDDDTVELIVNPSDEVIPQLRSEYGLERLDFVFMDHWKKCYLPDLQMLEGSGLLGKGSMIVADNVLFPGAPNFLRHIRRSGLYEWRVHRATLEYIKGIRDGMAELVYQGVK
- the sfrp2l gene encoding secreted frizzled-related protein 2-like, with protein sequence MSVSVITFIGLFAVSYASEDPPAQLGPPSLGFSSSVRSVCKPIPSTLSLCHGIGYRQMRIPNLLGHDSLREAQQQSAAWLPLVSKLCHRDTKKFLCSLFAPVCLPELAGPVSPCRSLCEAVRDGCVPVMSAFGFPWPEMFNCTRFPRGTNLCIPATGELEARTREEVRHEEASKGSVICDACSLAAEGETDIQDNFCHSPYAFKLRLGSVSMVGGDRQLVPLGRSRILRWAGGGAERAEGVGGAMVHSALWLQEGGSCTCPGLDSSQTEGKGGTEEEEMERGQRKGGGKEGNGAPGGWYLGLAQAEEGRLVLTRLVRWTREDRELKKFIRSLLKQPCSEP